Proteins co-encoded in one Dasypus novemcinctus isolate mDasNov1 chromosome 18, mDasNov1.1.hap2, whole genome shotgun sequence genomic window:
- the CATSPERG gene encoding cation channel sperm-associated auxiliary subunit gamma isoform X3 produces the protein MERRNEKRGRGEKVLLFDRKVRPEKVPTEKSAPAQSEKVRAALAPCSAMSPAGPAQPRPHVLRALRALLAVFLAPWGLWAVEDEDCTWQVVLNKFETVGQSGASDRFFRQEPLDTVEKVFRTLVDAPIDPEEVSGLRSGEREGPVPRALGPGRSPNLFLQKYLGFPYYLKVNYSCEGQPSEALVRKGHLTGLKPVVLVTFQSPVNFRHWKIEQLQIQMEAAPFRSKESCNEEEVCVISWYTPMPIKNGSVVMHVDVSGNGLGPLIPQKRFQVNINGFLKRNQDSTIKFTVGSELFHLAPRYFVNAPSRPLWYTVDQAPVLILGGIPNEKSILLTDTSFKDFSLIELNIDSCWVGSIYCPQADFAATIYDTISTESTLFIRQNQLVYYSTGTYTTLHEGDHGSGSWVRVLANECIKKLCPVEFHSNGSEYVMALTTGKHEGYVHFGTITDGRVSFKMLPVSLSVCEGIQVSNCSIIWSVFLKGEKLLLLVESMVTATRNLYQVVSYNLVTDSLSILYKIPEFIPDARGLEFLMMLRTESFTTSPMVPKGMSYDPYNNLLYIWGNFLLQSYDYENFIYLADFPKESSIKYLVNSFQGELAIVTETEEIWYILEGSYRVYKLIPSDGWEVHVSLQAMRQSNSYAANETMVTIFYEQDKLYQLVYLISRQEARLVKRLVPVVQLLNYQQVNSHYLLEQQGGHQTLTFTNLCPFTVMRLWDLPDPQSYTRQERYRALPPRVLEASGFHSERSLAVYQGLVYYLLWLHSKYDKPYADPVHDPTWRWWKNKKQDQDYYFYLASNWRSAGGVHIDMASYEKIYNVKAEYQLPERIFLDKGTKYSFSLFLTARGSALKTDSTIGASFQLESQLDLGVLLADPGCIEAAVKQEILINRNSVLFKVTLSDKRICFDQGISGHNLMKTSMLVKVVGSAGHCFQNTHLGPRLQGNLVVPVLIGCPPGKRLAFDITYTLEYNHLQNKHYFDCVEVDPEMPCFLFRDIFYPFFLIQDLVTGDSGSFQGSYVLKVVGGGPSLDAIREYSEEEIYRFNSPLDNTDSLIWTTKNTTTTEDLAFNILSHQSSGIEWLCLPNSPCHDTVPRSIFAPEFFFKVLVSNRGVDKSTYCDYQLIFLLHIHGLPLSSKRALFLLLVSSIIFLGLVALYIIACLLWPLVVKACNILRWKITNIVASESYYTYASSSSRGFSLSSKASSKASSKRSERDKAEPGQTLAKRSLT, from the exons ATGGAGAGGCGGAACGAGAAAAGGGGGCGGGGCGAGAAGGTGTTGCTGTTCGATCGGAAGGTGAGGCCCGAAAAGGTGCCGACCGAGAAGTCAGCGCCGGCGCAGAGCGAGAAG GTTCGAGCCGCGCTTGCGCCCTGCTCCGCGATGTCCCCTGCGGGCCCTGCGCAGCCGAGACCCCACGTCCTGCGAGCGCTGCGGGCACTGCTGGCGGTGTTCCTTGCGCCGTGGGGACTTTGGGCTGTAGAGGATGAGGATTGCACCTGGCAGGTTGTCCTGAACAAGTTCGAGACGGTAGGCCAGAGCGGTGCGAGCGACCGCTTCTTCCGTCAAGAGCCCTTGGACACAGTGGAGAAAGTGTTCCGCACGCTGGTGGACGCGCCTATCGACCCGGAAGAGGTGAGCGGACTCCGGTCAGGCGAACGGGAGGGTCCTGTACCGCGTGCCCTCGGCCCTGGACGTTCGCCCAACCTCTTCTTGCAGAAATACCTGGGCTTCCCTTATTACTTGAAGGTCAACTACTCCTGCGAAGGCCAG CCCTCCGAGGCCCTGGTCCGCAAGGGTCACCTGACGGGGCTAAAGCCCGTGGTGCTGGTCACCTTCCAGTCCCCAGTCAACTTCCGCCATTGGAAGATAGAGCAGCTGCAGATCCAGATGGAGGCAGCCCCCTTCCGCAGCAAAG AGTCCTGCAATGAAGAGGAGGTGTGTGTCATAAGCTGGTACACACCCATGCCCATCAAGAACGGCAGCGTGGTCATGCACGTGGATGTCAGTGGCAATGGCCTGGGGCCCCTCATCCCCCAGAAAAG GTTCCAGGTGAACATCAACGGCTTCCTGAAGAGAAACCAAGACAGCACAATCAAGTTCACTGTGGGGAGTGAG CTTTTCCATCTGGCACCCCGGTACTTTGTGAATGCCCCATCGCGGCCTCTCTGGTACACTGTGGACCAGGCTCCCGTGCTCATCCTGGGTGGCATTCCCAATGAGAAGTCCATCCTGCTGACCGACACCAGCTTCAAGGACTTCTCTCTGATAGAG TTGAACATTGACAGCTGCTGGGTTGGCTCCATCTACTGTCCCCAGGCCGACTTTGCAGCCACCATCTATGACACCATCTCCACGGAGAGTACGCTCTTCATTCGGCAGAACCAGCTCGTCTACTACTCCACGGGCACCTATACCACCCTCCACGAGGGCGACCACGGCAGCG GCAGCTGGGTTCGCGTCCTGGCCAACGAGTGCATCAAGAAGCTGTGCCCAGTGGAGTTCCATAGCAACGGCTCCGAGTACGTGATGGCCCTCACCACCGGCAAGCACGAGGGTTACGTCCACTTTGGAACCATTACAG ATGGCCGCGTTTCCTTCAAGATGCTGCCTGTGAGCCTATCCGTGTGTGAAGGAATACAAG TCAGCAACTGCTCCATCATCTGGAGTGTGTTCCTCAAGGGCGaaaagctgctgctgctggtggaGTCCATGGTCACGGCCACCAGGAACCTGTACCAGGTGGTCAGCTACAACCTGG TGACAGATAGCCTGTCCATCCTCTACAAGATCCCGGAATTCATCCCAGACG CTCGAGGCCTGGAGTTCCTGATGATGCTAAGGACGGAGTCTTTTACCACCTCCCCGATGGTGCCCAAGGGCATGTCTTACGACCCCTACAACAACCTGCTGTACATCTGGGGCAACTTCCTCCTGCAGAG TTATGACTACGAGAACTTCATCTACCTGGCTGACTTCCCCAAGGAGTCGTCCATCAAGTACCTGGTCAACTCGTTCCAAGGGGAACTGGCTATTGTCACGGAGACTGAGGAG ATCTGGTACATCCTGGAGGGCAGCTACAGAGTGTACAAGCTGATCCCATCTGACGGCTGGGAGGTGCACGTCAGCCTGCAGGCGATGCGCCAGTCCAACTCCTACGCCGCCAATGAGACCATGGTCACCATTTTCTATGAACAGGACAAACTGTACCAG CTGGTGTACCTTATAAGCAGGCAGGAGGCCCGGCTGGTCAAGAGGTTGGTGCCAGTGGTGCAGCTCCTGAACTACCAGCAGGTCAACAGCCACTATCTCTTGGAGCAGCAAGG GGGCCATCAGACGCTGACCTTCACCAACCTCTGCCCGTTCACGGTGATGCGCCTGTGGGACCTGCCCGACCCGCAGAGCTACACGCGCCAGGAGCGCTACCGGGCGCTGCCGCCGCGCGTGCTCGAGGCCTCGGGCTTCCACAGCGAGCGCTCGCTCGCCGTCTACCAGGGCCTCGTCTACTACCTGCTCTGGCTGCACTCCAAGTACGACAAG CCGTACGCGGACCCGGTGCACGACCCTACCTGGCGCTGGTGGAAAAACAAGAAGCAAGACCAG GATTACTACTTCTACCTGGCGAGCAACTGGCGGAGCGCGGGGGGCGTGCACATCGACATGGCCAGCTACGAGAAGATCTACAACGTCAAGGCCGAGTACCAGCTGCCCGAGCGCATCTTCCTGGACAAGGGCACCAAATACAGCTTCTCGCTCTTCCTCACCGCGCGGGGGTCCGCCTTGAAGACGGATTCCACGATCG GCGCCTCCTTCCAGCTGGAGAGCCAGCTGGACCTGGGCGTGCTGCTGGCGGACCCCGGCTGCATCGAGGCGGCCGTGAAGCAGGAAATCCTTATCAATCGCAACTCCGTGCTCTTCAAG gttaCGCTCAGTGATAAAAGGATCTGCTTTGACCAGGGCATCAGCGGGCATAACCTCATGAAAACCTCCATGCTGGTCAAG GTGGTGGGCTCCGCCGGGCACTGCTTCCAGAACACACACCTGGGGCCGCGCCTGCAA GGCAACCTGGTGGTGCCGGTGCTTATTGGCTGCCCCCCGGGCAAGCGCCTGGCCTTCGACATCACCTACACGCTGGAGTACAACCACCTGCAGAACAAACACTACTTCGACTGTGTGGAGGTCGACCCGGAGATGCCCTGCTTCCTCTTCCGTGACA TCTTCTACCCGTTCTTCTTAATCCAAGATTTGGTGACGGGAGACTCTGGCAGTTTTCAGGGCAG CTATGTGCTGAAGGTCGTGGGCGGCGGACCCTCCCTGGACGCCATCAGGGAATACAGCGAGGAGGAGATCTACCGCTTCAACAGCCCCCTGGACAA TACCGACAGCCTCATCTGGACCACCAAGAATACGACGACCACCGAGGACCTGGCCTTCAACATCTTGTCCCACCAGAGCTCGGGCATCGA GTGGCTGTGTCTGCCGAACTCTCCCTGCCACGACACCGTTCCCCGTAGCATCTTCGCTCCCGAATTCTTCTTCAAGGTGCTGGTGAGCAATCG AGGCGTGGACAAGAGCACATACTGCGACTACCAGCTCATCTTCCTGCTGCACATCCACGGGCTCCCGCTCAGTTCCAAGCGGGCCCTCTTCCTCCTCTTG
- the CATSPERG gene encoding cation channel sperm-associated auxiliary subunit gamma isoform X6: MERRNEKRGRGEKVLLFDRKVRPEKVPTEKSAPAQSEKVRGEGEETARGEARSRGEEKAGGAERTGGEERVRAALAPCSAMSPAGPAQPRPHVLRALRALLAVFLAPWGLWAVEDEDCTWQVVLNKFETVGQSGASDRFFRQEPLDTVEKVFRTLVDAPIDPEEVSGLRSGEREGPVPRALGPGRSPNLFLQKYLGFPYYLKVNYSCEGQLFHLAPRYFVNAPSRPLWYTVDQAPVLILGGIPNEKSILLTDTSFKDFSLIELNIDSCWVGSIYCPQADFAATIYDTISTESTLFIRQNQLVYYSTGTYTTLHEGDHGSGSWVRVLANECIKKLCPVEFHSNGSEYVMALTTGKHEGYVHFGTITDGRVSFKMLPVSLSVCEGIQVSNCSIIWSVFLKGEKLLLLVESMVTATRNLYQVVSYNLVTDSLSILYKIPEFIPDARGLEFLMMLRTESFTTSPMVPKGMSYDPYNNLLYIWGNFLLQSYDYENFIYLADFPKESSIKYLVNSFQGELAIVTETEEIWYILEGSYRVYKLIPSDGWEVHVSLQAMRQSNSYAANETMVTIFYEQDKLYQLVYLISRQEARLVKRLVPVVQLLNYQQVNSHYLLEQQGGHQTLTFTNLCPFTVMRLWDLPDPQSYTRQERYRALPPRVLEASGFHSERSLAVYQGLVYYLLWLHSKYDKPYADPVHDPTWRWWKNKKQDQDYYFYLASNWRSAGGVHIDMASYEKIYNVKAEYQLPERIFLDKGTKYSFSLFLTARGSALKTDSTIGASFQLESQLDLGVLLADPGCIEAAVKQEILINRNSVLFKVTLSDKRICFDQGISGHNLMKTSMLVKVVGSAGHCFQNTHLGPRLQGNLVVPVLIGCPPGKRLAFDITYTLEYNHLQNKHYFDCVEVDPEMPCFLFRDIFYPFFLIQDLVTGDSGSFQGSYVLKVVGGGPSLDAIREYSEEEIYRFNSPLDNTDSLIWTTKNTTTTEDLAFNILSHQSSGIEWLCLPNSPCHDTVPRSIFAPEFFFKVLVSNRGVDKSTYCDYQLIFLLHIHGLPLSSKRALFLLLVSSIIFLGLVALYIIACLLWPLVVKACNILRWKITNIVASESYYTYASSSSRGFSLSSKASSKASSKRSERDKAEPGQTLAKRSLT; this comes from the exons ATGGAGAGGCGGAACGAGAAAAGGGGGCGGGGCGAGAAGGTGTTGCTGTTCGATCGGAAGGTGAGGCCCGAAAAGGTGCCGACCGAGAAGTCAGCGCCGGCGCAGAGCGAGAAGGTGCGGGGTGAGGGCGAGGAGACAGCGAGAGGCGAGGCGAGGTCTCGCGGCGAGGAGAAGGCTGGTGGCGCGGAGAGAACCGGAGGCGAGGAGAGG GTTCGAGCCGCGCTTGCGCCCTGCTCCGCGATGTCCCCTGCGGGCCCTGCGCAGCCGAGACCCCACGTCCTGCGAGCGCTGCGGGCACTGCTGGCGGTGTTCCTTGCGCCGTGGGGACTTTGGGCTGTAGAGGATGAGGATTGCACCTGGCAGGTTGTCCTGAACAAGTTCGAGACGGTAGGCCAGAGCGGTGCGAGCGACCGCTTCTTCCGTCAAGAGCCCTTGGACACAGTGGAGAAAGTGTTCCGCACGCTGGTGGACGCGCCTATCGACCCGGAAGAGGTGAGCGGACTCCGGTCAGGCGAACGGGAGGGTCCTGTACCGCGTGCCCTCGGCCCTGGACGTTCGCCCAACCTCTTCTTGCAGAAATACCTGGGCTTCCCTTATTACTTGAAGGTCAACTACTCCTGCGAAGGCCAG CTTTTCCATCTGGCACCCCGGTACTTTGTGAATGCCCCATCGCGGCCTCTCTGGTACACTGTGGACCAGGCTCCCGTGCTCATCCTGGGTGGCATTCCCAATGAGAAGTCCATCCTGCTGACCGACACCAGCTTCAAGGACTTCTCTCTGATAGAG TTGAACATTGACAGCTGCTGGGTTGGCTCCATCTACTGTCCCCAGGCCGACTTTGCAGCCACCATCTATGACACCATCTCCACGGAGAGTACGCTCTTCATTCGGCAGAACCAGCTCGTCTACTACTCCACGGGCACCTATACCACCCTCCACGAGGGCGACCACGGCAGCG GCAGCTGGGTTCGCGTCCTGGCCAACGAGTGCATCAAGAAGCTGTGCCCAGTGGAGTTCCATAGCAACGGCTCCGAGTACGTGATGGCCCTCACCACCGGCAAGCACGAGGGTTACGTCCACTTTGGAACCATTACAG ATGGCCGCGTTTCCTTCAAGATGCTGCCTGTGAGCCTATCCGTGTGTGAAGGAATACAAG TCAGCAACTGCTCCATCATCTGGAGTGTGTTCCTCAAGGGCGaaaagctgctgctgctggtggaGTCCATGGTCACGGCCACCAGGAACCTGTACCAGGTGGTCAGCTACAACCTGG TGACAGATAGCCTGTCCATCCTCTACAAGATCCCGGAATTCATCCCAGACG CTCGAGGCCTGGAGTTCCTGATGATGCTAAGGACGGAGTCTTTTACCACCTCCCCGATGGTGCCCAAGGGCATGTCTTACGACCCCTACAACAACCTGCTGTACATCTGGGGCAACTTCCTCCTGCAGAG TTATGACTACGAGAACTTCATCTACCTGGCTGACTTCCCCAAGGAGTCGTCCATCAAGTACCTGGTCAACTCGTTCCAAGGGGAACTGGCTATTGTCACGGAGACTGAGGAG ATCTGGTACATCCTGGAGGGCAGCTACAGAGTGTACAAGCTGATCCCATCTGACGGCTGGGAGGTGCACGTCAGCCTGCAGGCGATGCGCCAGTCCAACTCCTACGCCGCCAATGAGACCATGGTCACCATTTTCTATGAACAGGACAAACTGTACCAG CTGGTGTACCTTATAAGCAGGCAGGAGGCCCGGCTGGTCAAGAGGTTGGTGCCAGTGGTGCAGCTCCTGAACTACCAGCAGGTCAACAGCCACTATCTCTTGGAGCAGCAAGG GGGCCATCAGACGCTGACCTTCACCAACCTCTGCCCGTTCACGGTGATGCGCCTGTGGGACCTGCCCGACCCGCAGAGCTACACGCGCCAGGAGCGCTACCGGGCGCTGCCGCCGCGCGTGCTCGAGGCCTCGGGCTTCCACAGCGAGCGCTCGCTCGCCGTCTACCAGGGCCTCGTCTACTACCTGCTCTGGCTGCACTCCAAGTACGACAAG CCGTACGCGGACCCGGTGCACGACCCTACCTGGCGCTGGTGGAAAAACAAGAAGCAAGACCAG GATTACTACTTCTACCTGGCGAGCAACTGGCGGAGCGCGGGGGGCGTGCACATCGACATGGCCAGCTACGAGAAGATCTACAACGTCAAGGCCGAGTACCAGCTGCCCGAGCGCATCTTCCTGGACAAGGGCACCAAATACAGCTTCTCGCTCTTCCTCACCGCGCGGGGGTCCGCCTTGAAGACGGATTCCACGATCG GCGCCTCCTTCCAGCTGGAGAGCCAGCTGGACCTGGGCGTGCTGCTGGCGGACCCCGGCTGCATCGAGGCGGCCGTGAAGCAGGAAATCCTTATCAATCGCAACTCCGTGCTCTTCAAG gttaCGCTCAGTGATAAAAGGATCTGCTTTGACCAGGGCATCAGCGGGCATAACCTCATGAAAACCTCCATGCTGGTCAAG GTGGTGGGCTCCGCCGGGCACTGCTTCCAGAACACACACCTGGGGCCGCGCCTGCAA GGCAACCTGGTGGTGCCGGTGCTTATTGGCTGCCCCCCGGGCAAGCGCCTGGCCTTCGACATCACCTACACGCTGGAGTACAACCACCTGCAGAACAAACACTACTTCGACTGTGTGGAGGTCGACCCGGAGATGCCCTGCTTCCTCTTCCGTGACA TCTTCTACCCGTTCTTCTTAATCCAAGATTTGGTGACGGGAGACTCTGGCAGTTTTCAGGGCAG CTATGTGCTGAAGGTCGTGGGCGGCGGACCCTCCCTGGACGCCATCAGGGAATACAGCGAGGAGGAGATCTACCGCTTCAACAGCCCCCTGGACAA TACCGACAGCCTCATCTGGACCACCAAGAATACGACGACCACCGAGGACCTGGCCTTCAACATCTTGTCCCACCAGAGCTCGGGCATCGA GTGGCTGTGTCTGCCGAACTCTCCCTGCCACGACACCGTTCCCCGTAGCATCTTCGCTCCCGAATTCTTCTTCAAGGTGCTGGTGAGCAATCG AGGCGTGGACAAGAGCACATACTGCGACTACCAGCTCATCTTCCTGCTGCACATCCACGGGCTCCCGCTCAGTTCCAAGCGGGCCCTCTTCCTCCTCTTG
- the CATSPERG gene encoding cation channel sperm-associated auxiliary subunit gamma isoform X4, translating into MERRNEKRGRGEKVLLFDRKVRPEKVPTEKSAPAQSEKVRGEGEETARGEARSRGEEKAGGAERTGGEERVRAALAPCSAMSPAGPAQPRPHVLRALRALLAVFLAPWGLWAVEDEDCTWQVVLNKFETVGQSGASDRFFRQEPLDTVEKVFRTLVDAPIDPEEVSGLRSGEREGPVPRALGPGRSPNLFLQKYLGFPYYLKVNYSCEGQPSEALVRKGHLTGLKPVVLVTFQSPVNFRHWKIEQLQIQMEAAPFRSKESCNEEEVCVISWYTPMPIKNGSVVMHVDVSGNGLGPLIPQKRFQVNINGFLKRNQDSTIKFTVGSELFHLAPRYFVNAPSRPLWYTVDQAPVLILGGIPNEKSILLTDTSFKDFSLIELNIDSCWVGSIYCPQADFAATIYDTISTESTLFIRQNQLVYYSTGTYTTLHEGDHGSGSWVRVLANECIKKLCPVEFHSNGSEYVMALTTGKHEGYVHFGTITDGRVSFKMLPVSLSVCEGIQVSNCSIIWSVFLKGEKLLLLVESMVTATRNLYQVVSYNLVTDSLSILYKIPEFIPDARGLEFLMMLRTESFTTSPMVPKGMSYDPYNNLLYIWGNFLLQSYDYENFIYLADFPKESSIKYLVNSFQGELAIVTETEEIWYILEGSYRVYKLIPSDGWEVHVSLQAMRQSNSYAANETMVTIFYEQDKLYQLVYLISRQEARLVKRLVPVVQLLNYQQVNSHYLLEQQGGHQTLTFTNLCPFTVMRLWDLPDPQSYTRQERYRALPPRVLEASGFHSERSLAVYQGLVYYLLWLHSKYDKPYADPVHDPTWRWWKNKKQDQDYYFYLASNWRSAGGVHIDMASYEKIYNVKAEYQLPERIFLDKGTKYSFSLFLTARGSALKTDSTIGASFQLESQLDLGVLLADPGCIEAAVKQEILINRNSVLFKVTLSDKRICFDQGISGHNLMKTSMLVKVVGSAGHCFQNTHLGPRLQGNLVVPVLIGCPPGKRLAFDITYTLEYNHLQNKHYFDCVEVDPEMPCFLFRDIFYPFFLIQDLVTGDSGSFQGSYVLKVVGGGPSLDAIREYSEEEIYRFNSPLDNTDSLIWTTKNTTTTEDLAFNILSHQSSGIEWLCLPNSPCHDTVPRSIFAPEFFFKVLVSNRGVDKSTYCDYQLIFLLHIHGLPLSSKRALFLLLRLQPFIQGQLQGQLEEIRERQG; encoded by the exons ATGGAGAGGCGGAACGAGAAAAGGGGGCGGGGCGAGAAGGTGTTGCTGTTCGATCGGAAGGTGAGGCCCGAAAAGGTGCCGACCGAGAAGTCAGCGCCGGCGCAGAGCGAGAAGGTGCGGGGTGAGGGCGAGGAGACAGCGAGAGGCGAGGCGAGGTCTCGCGGCGAGGAGAAGGCTGGTGGCGCGGAGAGAACCGGAGGCGAGGAGAGG GTTCGAGCCGCGCTTGCGCCCTGCTCCGCGATGTCCCCTGCGGGCCCTGCGCAGCCGAGACCCCACGTCCTGCGAGCGCTGCGGGCACTGCTGGCGGTGTTCCTTGCGCCGTGGGGACTTTGGGCTGTAGAGGATGAGGATTGCACCTGGCAGGTTGTCCTGAACAAGTTCGAGACGGTAGGCCAGAGCGGTGCGAGCGACCGCTTCTTCCGTCAAGAGCCCTTGGACACAGTGGAGAAAGTGTTCCGCACGCTGGTGGACGCGCCTATCGACCCGGAAGAGGTGAGCGGACTCCGGTCAGGCGAACGGGAGGGTCCTGTACCGCGTGCCCTCGGCCCTGGACGTTCGCCCAACCTCTTCTTGCAGAAATACCTGGGCTTCCCTTATTACTTGAAGGTCAACTACTCCTGCGAAGGCCAG CCCTCCGAGGCCCTGGTCCGCAAGGGTCACCTGACGGGGCTAAAGCCCGTGGTGCTGGTCACCTTCCAGTCCCCAGTCAACTTCCGCCATTGGAAGATAGAGCAGCTGCAGATCCAGATGGAGGCAGCCCCCTTCCGCAGCAAAG AGTCCTGCAATGAAGAGGAGGTGTGTGTCATAAGCTGGTACACACCCATGCCCATCAAGAACGGCAGCGTGGTCATGCACGTGGATGTCAGTGGCAATGGCCTGGGGCCCCTCATCCCCCAGAAAAG GTTCCAGGTGAACATCAACGGCTTCCTGAAGAGAAACCAAGACAGCACAATCAAGTTCACTGTGGGGAGTGAG CTTTTCCATCTGGCACCCCGGTACTTTGTGAATGCCCCATCGCGGCCTCTCTGGTACACTGTGGACCAGGCTCCCGTGCTCATCCTGGGTGGCATTCCCAATGAGAAGTCCATCCTGCTGACCGACACCAGCTTCAAGGACTTCTCTCTGATAGAG TTGAACATTGACAGCTGCTGGGTTGGCTCCATCTACTGTCCCCAGGCCGACTTTGCAGCCACCATCTATGACACCATCTCCACGGAGAGTACGCTCTTCATTCGGCAGAACCAGCTCGTCTACTACTCCACGGGCACCTATACCACCCTCCACGAGGGCGACCACGGCAGCG GCAGCTGGGTTCGCGTCCTGGCCAACGAGTGCATCAAGAAGCTGTGCCCAGTGGAGTTCCATAGCAACGGCTCCGAGTACGTGATGGCCCTCACCACCGGCAAGCACGAGGGTTACGTCCACTTTGGAACCATTACAG ATGGCCGCGTTTCCTTCAAGATGCTGCCTGTGAGCCTATCCGTGTGTGAAGGAATACAAG TCAGCAACTGCTCCATCATCTGGAGTGTGTTCCTCAAGGGCGaaaagctgctgctgctggtggaGTCCATGGTCACGGCCACCAGGAACCTGTACCAGGTGGTCAGCTACAACCTGG TGACAGATAGCCTGTCCATCCTCTACAAGATCCCGGAATTCATCCCAGACG CTCGAGGCCTGGAGTTCCTGATGATGCTAAGGACGGAGTCTTTTACCACCTCCCCGATGGTGCCCAAGGGCATGTCTTACGACCCCTACAACAACCTGCTGTACATCTGGGGCAACTTCCTCCTGCAGAG TTATGACTACGAGAACTTCATCTACCTGGCTGACTTCCCCAAGGAGTCGTCCATCAAGTACCTGGTCAACTCGTTCCAAGGGGAACTGGCTATTGTCACGGAGACTGAGGAG ATCTGGTACATCCTGGAGGGCAGCTACAGAGTGTACAAGCTGATCCCATCTGACGGCTGGGAGGTGCACGTCAGCCTGCAGGCGATGCGCCAGTCCAACTCCTACGCCGCCAATGAGACCATGGTCACCATTTTCTATGAACAGGACAAACTGTACCAG CTGGTGTACCTTATAAGCAGGCAGGAGGCCCGGCTGGTCAAGAGGTTGGTGCCAGTGGTGCAGCTCCTGAACTACCAGCAGGTCAACAGCCACTATCTCTTGGAGCAGCAAGG GGGCCATCAGACGCTGACCTTCACCAACCTCTGCCCGTTCACGGTGATGCGCCTGTGGGACCTGCCCGACCCGCAGAGCTACACGCGCCAGGAGCGCTACCGGGCGCTGCCGCCGCGCGTGCTCGAGGCCTCGGGCTTCCACAGCGAGCGCTCGCTCGCCGTCTACCAGGGCCTCGTCTACTACCTGCTCTGGCTGCACTCCAAGTACGACAAG CCGTACGCGGACCCGGTGCACGACCCTACCTGGCGCTGGTGGAAAAACAAGAAGCAAGACCAG GATTACTACTTCTACCTGGCGAGCAACTGGCGGAGCGCGGGGGGCGTGCACATCGACATGGCCAGCTACGAGAAGATCTACAACGTCAAGGCCGAGTACCAGCTGCCCGAGCGCATCTTCCTGGACAAGGGCACCAAATACAGCTTCTCGCTCTTCCTCACCGCGCGGGGGTCCGCCTTGAAGACGGATTCCACGATCG GCGCCTCCTTCCAGCTGGAGAGCCAGCTGGACCTGGGCGTGCTGCTGGCGGACCCCGGCTGCATCGAGGCGGCCGTGAAGCAGGAAATCCTTATCAATCGCAACTCCGTGCTCTTCAAG gttaCGCTCAGTGATAAAAGGATCTGCTTTGACCAGGGCATCAGCGGGCATAACCTCATGAAAACCTCCATGCTGGTCAAG GTGGTGGGCTCCGCCGGGCACTGCTTCCAGAACACACACCTGGGGCCGCGCCTGCAA GGCAACCTGGTGGTGCCGGTGCTTATTGGCTGCCCCCCGGGCAAGCGCCTGGCCTTCGACATCACCTACACGCTGGAGTACAACCACCTGCAGAACAAACACTACTTCGACTGTGTGGAGGTCGACCCGGAGATGCCCTGCTTCCTCTTCCGTGACA TCTTCTACCCGTTCTTCTTAATCCAAGATTTGGTGACGGGAGACTCTGGCAGTTTTCAGGGCAG CTATGTGCTGAAGGTCGTGGGCGGCGGACCCTCCCTGGACGCCATCAGGGAATACAGCGAGGAGGAGATCTACCGCTTCAACAGCCCCCTGGACAA TACCGACAGCCTCATCTGGACCACCAAGAATACGACGACCACCGAGGACCTGGCCTTCAACATCTTGTCCCACCAGAGCTCGGGCATCGA GTGGCTGTGTCTGCCGAACTCTCCCTGCCACGACACCGTTCCCCGTAGCATCTTCGCTCCCGAATTCTTCTTCAAGGTGCTGGTGAGCAATCG AGGCGTGGACAAGAGCACATACTGCGACTACCAGCTCATCTTCCTGCTGCACATCCACGGGCTCCCGCTCAGTTCCAAGCGGGCCCTCTTCCTCCTCTTG